From the genome of Cryptococcus depauperatus CBS 7841 chromosome 1, complete sequence, one region includes:
- a CDS encoding phosphoribosylformimino-5-aminoimidazole carboxamide ribotide isomerase gives MSSRHSQFRPCIDLHQGIVKQIVGGTLDLSSQSSAGPKENFVATHPPEYYANLYKSHSLTGGHIIKLGPGNDGAAQQACQAWPGGMQVGGGINEENARDWLDMGASKVIVTSYLFPSGKFDESRLSRLSKQVGKENLVVDLSCRKRDFGWVVAMNGWKTLTDMEVTRESIKTVERYCSELLIHAADVEGLCQGIDEKLVARLGEWVTIPCTYAGGAKDISDLALVNRLSDGKVDLTFGSSLDIFGGDGVKFEELVEVDRRARESLA, from the exons ATGTCTTCTAGACATTCTCAATTCCGACCTTGTATTGATCTCCACCAAGGCATAGTTAAGCAAATAGTGGGTGGGACACTTGATCTAAGCAGTCAATCTAGTGCTGGGCCCAAAGAAAACTTTGTTGCTAC CCATCCTCCAGAATACTATGCAAATCTTTATAAAAGTCACTCGCTTACTGGGGGCcatatcatcaaactcGGACCAGGCAACGATGGCGCTGCTCAACAAGCCTGTCAAGCTTGGCCTGGAGGGATGCAAGTCGGTGGTGGAATCAATGAGGAGAACGCAAGAGATTGGTTAGACATGGGTGCATCCAAA GTAATTGTAACAAGCTACCTCTTTCCCTCCGGCAAATTCGATGAGTCCAGGCTGTCCCGCTTATCCAAGCAAGTGGGCAAAGAAAACCTCGTGGTGGATCTAAGCTGCCGTAAGCGGGATTTTGGCTGGGTAGTGGCCATGAATGGATGGAAGACGTTGACGGATATGGAGGTAACACGAGAGAGTATCAAGACGGTGGAAAGATATTGCTCCGAGTTGTTGATACATGCTGCTGATGTGGAAGGTTTGTGTCAAGGGATTGATGAGAAACTTGTTGCCC GCCTAGGTGAATGGGTAACAATCCCATGTACATATGCCGGTGGTGCCAAGGACATTTCTGATCTTGCACTCGTGAATAGATTATCAGATGGGAAAGTTGATTTGACTTTCGGATCAAGCCTGGATATATTTGGAGGAGATGGAgtcaagtttgaagaattAGTAGAAGTTGACAGACGGGCAAGGGAGTCATTAGCATGA
- a CDS encoding eukaryotic translation initiation factor 3 subunit D, producing the protein MAQFVLPPIQDNADGSWGPSTSALPAQFNDIPYAPFSKSDKITRIADWHDPQAEAATGARTARTAQPGSRRTAYGAAEGTVFGFVHDEDEKSFSLVDSGVRTGVRGKAPIRGRNIRGISTRGARGRGGQRGGFGFRGGRGGGRGGYGDWNKPQRTRDSSVTIGSEWEVLEEIDFNRLAKLNLSVDEPEDLDSYGNLQAYDKTFDRINTRNEKPLEILNRVRYNPSTSDDPVIAQFAEKKQAQVFATDSILAVIMAAARSVNSWDIILENRNGQVFFDKRESGPLDYLTVNENAADPPIDSDDPNNINSAGSLSLEATYISHNFSSQVSANSSGKVYTPKPNPFYSPEVESELPASTLYKYRKFDLSVDEDEQFNIIVRTEADAYVGKKENLITVRALNEYDPRVQGGSGKPLDWRKNLDTQKGAILASEMKNNSAKFARWALQSILVGADQMKMGYISRANARDAQRHVIVGVQSLKPADFARQMNVSVANGWGIVRTIADLVLKQPEGKYVLVKDPNNPLVRFYKVPDDAFDGGADDEEDDEE; encoded by the exons ATGGCTCAATTCGTTTTACCGCCAATTCAAGACAACGCAGATGGCTCTTGGGGTCCCAGTACTAGTGCTCTGCCTGCCCAATTCAACGA CATCCCTTACGCCCCATTCTCCAAATCCGACAAGATCACTCGTATCGCCGACTGGCATGACCCTCAAGCGGAAGCGGCCACTGGCGCCCGTACCGCGCGTACGGCCCAACCTGGCTCTCGTCGAACTGCTTATGGTGCTGCTGAAGGTACCGTCTTTGGCTTTGTACacgatgaggatgagaagagCTTCTCGCTTGTCGATAGCGGTGTCAGGACAGGTGTGAGGGGCAAGGCACCTATAAGGGGTAGGAACATAAGAGGCATCTCTACGAGGGGCGCGAGAGGACGTGGGGGTCAGCGGGGAGGATTTGGCTTTAGAGGAGGACGGGGAGGTGGTAGGGGTGGTTATGGTGATTGGAACAAG CCGCAACGTACTAGAGACTCTTCCGTCACAATTGGCTCTGAATGGGAAGTTCTTGAAGAGATCGATTTCAATCGTCTTGCCAAATTGAACTTGAGTGTTGACGAACCGGAGGATCTTGATTCTTATGGCAACTTGCAAGCCTATGACAAAACATTTGACCGTATCAACacaagaaatgaaaaacCTTTGGAGATTTTGAATCGAGTCAGATATAACCCTTCTACAAGCGACGATCCTGTCATTGCTCAG TTTGCGGAGAAGAAACAAGCTCAGGTATTTGCTACAgactccattcttgcagTCATCATGGCTGCCGCCCGATCGGTCAACTCCTGGGATATCATCCTTGAGAACCGTAATGGCCAGGTCTTTTTCGATAAACGTGAATCTGGTCCACTCGATTATCTTACCGTTAACGAAAATGCCGCCGATCCTCCTATTGACTCTGACGACCCCAACAACATCAATTCTGCTGGCTCGCTCTCACTTGAAGCTACTTACATCTCGCATAATTTTTCCTCCCAAGTCTCTGCCAATTCTTCTGGGAAAGTATACACTCCCAAACCAAATCCTTTCTACTCTCCTGAGGTTGAGTCCGAGCTACCTGCATCTACGCTATACAAATACAGGAAATTCGATCTTTCTGTGGACGAAGATGAGCAATTTAATATTATTGTCCGAACCGAAGCCGATGCATATGTGggcaaaaaagaaaatctcATTACTGTTAGGGCCCTCAATGAGTATGATCCTCGTGTTCAGGGCGGTTCTGGAAAACCCCTTGACTGGAGAAAAAATCTCGATACCCAAAAAGGTGCTATTCTCGCTTCcgagatgaagaacaaTAGCGCCAAATTTGCCCGCTGGGCTCTTCAGTCTATTCTTGTAGGTGCGGACCAAATGAAGATGGGATATATCTCTCGTGCAAACGCACGAGATGCCCAGAGGCATGTTATCGTTGGCGTACAGTCACTCAAGCCTGCGGACTTTGCTAGACAGATGAATGTCTCTGTAGCCAATGGATGGGGTATTGTGAGAACTATTGCCGATTTGGTGTTGAAGCAGCCCGAGGGCAAGTATGTGCTTGTCAAAGACCCCAACAAT CCTCTGGTAAGGTTCTACAAAGTTCCCGACGACGCATTCGACGGCGGCGcagatgacgaagaagacgatgaagagtaG